A part of Escherichia marmotae genomic DNA contains:
- the dcuR gene encoding two-component system response regulator DcuR produces the protein MINVLIIDGDAMVAELNRRYVAQIPGFQCCGTASTLEKAKEIIFNSDTSIDLILLDIYMQKENGLDLLPALHNAHCKSDVIVISSAADAATIKDSLHYGVVDYLIKPFQASRFEEALTGWRQKKMALEKQQYYDQAELDQLIHGSSSNEQDTRRLPKGLTPQTLRTLCQWIDAHQDYEFSTDELANEVNISRVSCRKYLIWLVNCHILVTSIHYGVTGRPVYRYRIQAEHYSLLKQYCQ, from the coding sequence ATGATTAATGTATTAATTATCGATGGCGACGCAATGGTAGCGGAACTAAATCGCCGCTATGTCGCACAGATACCGGGCTTTCAGTGCTGCGGCACCGCCTCTACGCTTGAGAAAGCCAAAGAGATTATCTTCAACAGCGACACCTCCATCGACCTGATATTACTCGATATCTATATGCAAAAAGAGAATGGACTCGATTTACTGCCCGCCCTGCACAACGCTCACTGCAAAAGCGATGTGATTGTCATCTCTTCTGCTGCCGATGCCGCAACTATTAAAGATTCACTACATTACGGCGTCGTTGATTACCTGATCAAACCCTTCCAGGCATCACGTTTTGAAGAGGCACTCACCGGCTGGCGACAAAAGAAAATGGCGCTGGAGAAGCAGCAGTATTACGACCAGGCGGAACTGGACCAGCTAATTCATGGCAGTTCATCCAACGAACAGGATACGCGTCGTCTGCCGAAAGGCTTAACGCCACAGACTTTACGCACGCTGTGCCAGTGGATTGACGCTCATCAGGACTATGAGTTTTCAACCGACGAGTTGGCCAACGAGGTTAACATCTCACGCGTTTCGTGCCGTAAATATTTGATCTGGCTGGTGAATTGCCACATCTTAGTTACCAGCATCCATTATGGTGTCACTGGTCGTCCGGTTTATCGTTACCGTATTCAGGCAGAGCATTACTCATTACTGAAGCAATATTGTCAATAA
- a CDS encoding sensor histidine kinase, protein MRHSLPCRMLRKRPMKLSTTVILMVSAVLFSVLLVVHLIYFSQISDMTRDGLANKALAVARTLADSPEIRQGLQKTPQESGIQAIAEDVRKRNDLLFIVITDMQSLRYSHPEAPRIGQPFKGDDILKALNGEENVAINHGFLAQALRVFTPVYDENHKQIGVVAIGLELSRVTQQINDSRWSIIWSILFGVLVGGLGTWILVKVLKRILFGLEPYEISTLFEQRQAMLQSIKEGVVAVDARGEVTLINDAAQELLNYHKSQDDEKLSTLSQAWSQVVDVSEVLRDGTPRRDEEVTVKDRLLLINTVPVRSNGIIIGAISTFRDKTEVRKLMQRLDGLVNYADALRERSHEFMNKLHVILGLLHLKSYKQLEDYILKTANNYQEEIGSLLGKIKSPVIAGFLISKINRATDLGHTLILNSESQLPDSGSEDQVATLITTLGNLIENALEALGPQPGGEISVTLHYRHGLLHCEINDDGPGIPPDKIDHIFDKGVSTKGSERGIGLALVKQQVENLGGSIAVESEPGIFTQFFVQLPWDGERSSK, encoded by the coding sequence ATGAGACATTCACTGCCCTGCCGCATGTTACGCAAACGTCCGATGAAACTCAGTACCACGGTGATCTTAATGGTCAGCGCAGTGCTGTTCTCGGTGTTGCTGGTAGTGCATCTGATTTACTTCTCGCAGATCAGCGATATGACGCGTGACGGACTAGCCAACAAGGCGCTGGCTGTGGCGCGAACCCTTGCTGACTCGCCGGAAATCCGCCAGGGCTTACAAAAAACACCGCAGGAGAGCGGTATCCAGGCCATCGCTGAAGATGTACGCAAACGGAACGATCTGCTGTTTATTGTCATTACCGATATGCAAAGTCTTCGCTACTCACACCCTGAAGCCCCGCGAATTGGTCAGCCATTTAAAGGTGATGACATCCTTAAAGCTTTGAACGGCGAGGAAAATGTTGCTATTAATCACGGTTTTCTGGCGCAAGCCTTACGCGTATTTACCCCTGTCTACGACGAAAATCATAAACAGATCGGCGTGGTGGCGATTGGTCTGGAGTTAAGCCGTGTAACACAGCAGATCAATGACAGCCGCTGGAGCATTATCTGGTCAATTTTATTCGGTGTGCTGGTTGGCGGTCTGGGCACCTGGATACTGGTCAAAGTACTTAAGCGCATCCTGTTCGGCCTGGAACCCTACGAAATCTCGACTCTGTTTGAGCAACGCCAGGCAATGCTGCAATCGATCAAGGAAGGCGTCGTTGCCGTGGACGCTCGTGGCGAAGTCACACTAATTAATGATGCCGCGCAAGAACTGCTCAACTACCACAAATCGCAGGATGACGAAAAGTTATCGACACTTAGTCAGGCATGGTCGCAGGTAGTTGATGTCTCGGAAGTGTTACGCGACGGCACGCCGCGACGAGATGAAGAGGTGACCGTTAAAGACAGACTCTTACTGATCAACACCGTTCCGGTGCGCAGTAATGGCATTATCATCGGAGCCATCTCTACCTTCAGAGACAAAACAGAAGTTCGTAAGCTGATGCAACGGTTGGACGGTCTGGTCAACTATGCCGATGCCCTTCGTGAACGATCCCACGAATTTATGAACAAATTGCACGTGATTCTCGGATTATTGCATCTGAAGAGTTATAAGCAGTTGGAAGATTACATTCTCAAAACAGCCAACAACTATCAGGAAGAGATTGGCTCTCTGCTGGGTAAGATCAAATCTCCGGTTATCGCTGGTTTTTTAATCAGCAAGATTAACCGTGCGACCGATTTAGGCCATACGCTGATTTTAAACAGTGAAAGCCAGTTGCCAGACAGTGGTAGTGAAGATCAGGTCGCGACGCTAATTACCACGCTGGGAAACCTGATAGAAAACGCGCTGGAGGCATTAGGGCCGCAACCTGGTGGCGAAATCAGCGTCACGTTACACTACCGTCACGGCTTGCTGCACTGTGAAATTAACGATGATGGGCCGGGGATTCCCCCCGATAAAATCGATCACATTTTTGACAAAGGTGTCTCGACAAAAGGAAGCGAACGAGGCATCGGTCTGGCACTTGTCAAACAACAGGTTGAAAATCTCGGCGGCAGCATTGCCGTGGAATCAGAACCCGGAATTTTCACACAATTTTTTGTCCAATTACCCTGGGATGGGGAGAGGTCGAGCAAATGA
- the ghoS gene encoding type V toxin-antitoxin system endoribonuclease antitoxin GhoS, giving the protein MEGINRFKTYVVSFDYPSSYYSVFLRLRSLMYDMDFSSIVADEYGIPRQLNENAFAITTSLAASEIEDLIRLKCLDLPDIDFDLNIMIVDDYFRQFYK; this is encoded by the coding sequence ATGGAAGGTATAAACAGGTTCAAAACTTACGTCGTTTCTTTTGATTATCCATCATCTTATTACTCAGTTTTCTTAAGGTTAAGGTCGTTAATGTATGATATGGATTTCTCCTCTATAGTTGCTGATGAATATGGAATACCACGACAATTGAATGAGAATGCTTTCGCAATAACGACATCATTAGCCGCAAGTGAAATTGAAGATTTAATCAGGCTCAAATGCTTAGACTTACCAGATATTGATTTTGACCTCAACATTATGATAGTCGATGACTATTTCCGTCAGTTCTACAAATAG
- the dtpC gene encoding dipeptide/tripeptide permease DtpC produces the protein MKTPSQPRAIYYIVAIQIWEYFSFYGMRALLILYLTHQLGFDDNHAISLFSAYASLVYVTPILGGWLADRLLGNRTAVIAGALLMTLGHVVLGIDTNSTFSLYLALAIIICGYGLFKSNISCLLGELYDADDHRRDGGFSLLYAAGNIGSIAAPIACGLAAQWYGWHVGFALAGGGMFIGLLIFLSGHRHFQSTRGMDKKALTRVKFALPVWSWLVVMLCLAPVFFTLLLENDWSGYLLAIVCLIAAQIIARMMIKFPEHRRALWQIVLLMFVGTLFWILAQQGGSTISLFIDRFVNRQAFNIEVPTALFQSVNAIAVMLAGVVLAWLASPESRGNSTLRVWLKFAFGLLLMACGFMLLAFDARHAAAGGQASMGVMISGLALMGFAELFIDPVAIAQITRLKMSGVLTGIYMLATGAVANWLAGVVAQQTTESQISGMAIAAYQRFFSQMGEWTLACVAIIVVLAFATRFLFSTPTNMIQESND, from the coding sequence ATGAAAACACCCTCACAGCCGCGCGCGATATACTATATCGTGGCGATCCAGATCTGGGAGTACTTCAGTTTTTACGGCATGCGTGCCTTACTCATTCTCTATCTCACCCATCAGCTTGGTTTTGATGATAACCATGCCATCAGCCTGTTCAGCGCATATGCATCTCTGGTTTATGTTACCCCTATTCTCGGCGGCTGGCTTGCCGACCGCCTGCTCGGCAACCGCACTGCAGTAATTGCCGGCGCGCTGTTAATGACCCTTGGCCATGTGGTACTGGGCATTGATACAAATTCAACCTTTAGCCTGTATCTGGCGCTGGCAATCATTATTTGTGGTTACGGTTTATTCAAATCAAACATTAGCTGTTTACTTGGCGAGCTCTATGACGCGGACGATCATCGACGTGATGGTGGTTTTTCGCTGCTATATGCCGCGGGCAATATCGGTTCTATCGCCGCCCCCATCGCCTGTGGCCTGGCTGCACAGTGGTATGGTTGGCATGTTGGCTTTGCCCTTGCGGGCGGCGGCATGTTTATCGGTTTGTTGATATTCCTGAGTGGTCATCGTCATTTCCAATCCACACGAGGTATGGACAAAAAAGCGCTCACTCGCGTGAAGTTTGCCTTGCCGGTATGGAGTTGGTTGGTGGTGATGCTCTGTTTAGCCCCGGTATTTTTTACCCTATTGCTGGAAAACGACTGGTCCGGATATTTGCTGGCGATCGTTTGCCTTATTGCTGCACAAATCATTGCCCGCATGATGATCAAATTCCCCGAACACCGCCGTGCTCTTTGGCAAATTGTATTGTTGATGTTTGTCGGGACGTTGTTCTGGATACTGGCACAACAGGGCGGCAGTACCATCAGCTTGTTTATCGATCGCTTTGTGAATCGTCAGGCATTCAATATTGAAGTACCTACTGCGCTATTCCAGTCGGTGAATGCAATTGCGGTGATGCTCGCTGGGGTTGTACTTGCCTGGCTGGCGTCGCCAGAAAGCCGCGGCAACTCAACATTGCGCGTCTGGCTGAAGTTTGCCTTTGGCTTACTGCTGATGGCTTGTGGCTTTATGTTGCTGGCATTTGATGCCCGACATGCAGCGGCTGGCGGTCAAGCGTCAATGGGCGTGATGATATCCGGGTTGGCGCTAATGGGCTTTGCCGAACTCTTTATTGATCCGGTGGCGATTGCGCAAATCACGCGCCTGAAAATGTCTGGCGTATTAACCGGTATTTATATGCTGGCAACAGGCGCGGTCGCCAACTGGCTGGCAGGCGTAGTGGCACAACAGACGACAGAGTCGCAAATTAGCGGTATGGCAATTGCAGCTTACCAGCGATTCTTTTCCCAGATGGGAGAGTGGACGTTGGCTTGTGTCGCGATCATCGTGGTATTGGCCTTTGCTACCCGATTTCTGTTTAGCACGCCGACCAATATGATACAGGAAAGCAACGATTAA
- the yjdI gene encoding 4Fe-4S mono-cluster protein YjdI, producing the protein MDQALLDDGYRCYTGEKIDVWFNTAMCQHSGNCVRGNGKLFNLKRKPWIMPDEVDVATVVNVIDTCPSGALKYRHK; encoded by the coding sequence ATGGATCAAGCTCTACTGGATGATGGTTATCGCTGCTATACCGGCGAAAAGATAGATGTCTGGTTCAACACCGCGATGTGTCAGCATTCCGGCAACTGCGTACGTGGCAACGGCAAGTTATTTAATCTCAAACGTAAGCCGTGGATTATGCCGGATGAAGTTGACGTCGCTACCGTAGTGAACGTTATTGATACGTGCCCAAGTGGCGCACTGAAATACCGTCATAAATAA
- the lysS gene encoding lysine--tRNA ligase has product MSEQETRGANEAIDFNDELRNRREKLAALRQQGVAFPNDFRRDHTSDQLHEEFDAKDNQEQESLNIEVSVAGRMMTRRIMGKASFVTLQDVGGRIQLYVARDSLPEGVYNDQFKKWDLGDIIGARGTLFKTQTGELSIHCTELRLLTKALRPLPDKFHGLQDQEVRYRQRYLDLIANDKSRQTFVVRSKILAAIRQFMVARGFMEVETPMMQVIPGGASARPFITHHNALDLDMYLRIAPELYLKRLVVGGFERVFEINRNFRNEGISVRHNPEFTMMELYMAYADYHDLIELTESLFRTLAQEVLGTTKVTYGEHVFDFGKPFEKLTMREAIKKYRPETDMADLDNFDAAKALAESIGITVEKSWGLGRIVTEIFDEVAEAHLIQPTFITEYPAEVSPLARRNDVNPEITDRFEFFIGGREIGNGFSELNDAEDQAERFQEQVNAKAAGDDEAMFYDEDYVTALEYGLPPTAGLGIGIDRMIMLFTNSHTIRDVILFPAMRPQK; this is encoded by the coding sequence ATGTCTGAACAAGAAACACGGGGAGCCAATGAGGCTATTGATTTTAATGATGAACTGAGAAATCGTCGCGAAAAACTGGCAGCACTGCGTCAGCAAGGTGTGGCGTTTCCCAATGATTTTCGCCGCGACCATACCTCTGACCAGTTGCACGAGGAATTTGATGCGAAGGATAACCAGGAACAGGAATCCTTAAACATTGAAGTCTCGGTTGCTGGCCGAATGATGACCCGTCGCATCATGGGGAAAGCCTCCTTTGTAACGTTGCAGGATGTAGGTGGCCGTATTCAACTGTACGTTGCGCGAGATAGCCTGCCAGAAGGTGTTTATAACGACCAGTTTAAAAAATGGGATTTGGGTGACATTATCGGCGCACGCGGTACGCTGTTTAAGACACAAACTGGCGAGCTTTCCATTCACTGTACTGAGTTACGCCTGCTGACTAAGGCACTGCGTCCCTTGCCAGATAAATTTCATGGCTTACAGGACCAGGAAGTCCGTTATCGTCAACGTTATCTGGACCTGATCGCTAACGATAAATCCCGTCAAACTTTTGTTGTTCGTTCAAAAATTCTGGCCGCTATCCGCCAGTTCATGGTCGCTCGTGGGTTTATGGAAGTAGAAACCCCGATGATGCAGGTAATTCCAGGTGGGGCATCTGCTCGCCCGTTTATTACCCATCACAATGCTCTTGATTTGGATATGTACCTGCGTATTGCGCCAGAGTTGTATCTGAAACGCCTGGTTGTAGGTGGTTTTGAACGAGTATTCGAAATCAACCGTAACTTCCGTAATGAAGGTATTTCTGTTCGTCATAATCCTGAGTTCACGATGATGGAGCTCTACATGGCGTATGCGGATTACCACGATTTGATTGAACTGACGGAGTCACTGTTCCGCACCCTGGCACAAGAGGTACTGGGTACAACTAAAGTCACTTATGGTGAGCATGTGTTTGATTTTGGCAAACCGTTTGAAAAACTCACCATGCGCGAAGCAATCAAAAAATATCGTCCAGAAACCGATATGGCAGACCTGGATAATTTTGATGCCGCTAAAGCATTAGCCGAATCTATCGGTATTACGGTAGAGAAAAGCTGGGGGCTGGGACGTATTGTCACCGAAATCTTTGATGAAGTGGCAGAAGCACATCTGATTCAGCCAACCTTTATTACTGAGTATCCGGCGGAAGTGTCGCCGCTGGCGCGCCGTAATGATGTTAACCCGGAAATCACCGACCGTTTTGAATTCTTCATCGGTGGTCGTGAAATCGGTAATGGTTTTAGCGAATTAAACGACGCAGAAGATCAGGCAGAACGTTTCCAGGAGCAGGTTAACGCTAAAGCTGCAGGTGACGACGAAGCCATGTTCTACGATGAAGATTACGTTACTGCGCTGGAATATGGTCTGCCGCCAACCGCTGGTTTAGGTATTGGTATCGACCGAATGATTATGCTGTTTACTAACAGTCATACTATCCGCGACGTTATTCTCTTCCCGGCTATGCGCCCACAGAAATAA
- the ghoT gene encoding type V toxin-antitoxin system toxin GhoT has product MALFSKILIFYVIGVNISFVIIWFLSHEKTHIRLLSAFLVGITWPMSLPVALLFSLF; this is encoded by the coding sequence ATGGCACTATTCTCTAAAATATTAATTTTTTATGTGATTGGTGTGAACATATCCTTTGTCATTATCTGGTTTCTCTCACATGAGAAAACACATATTCGTTTACTTAGTGCATTCCTGGTAGGAATAACCTGGCCAATGAGCCTACCCGTGGCATTACTTTTTTCTCTCTTTTAG
- a CDS encoding GNAT family N-acetyltransferase, with protein sequence MEIREGYNNFYINDAQGKQIAEIVFVPTGENLAIIEHTDIDESLKGQGIGKQLVAKVVEKMRREKRKIIPLCPFAKHEFDKTREYDDIRN encoded by the coding sequence ATGGAAATACGTGAGGGCTATAATAATTTTTATATTAATGATGCGCAGGGAAAGCAAATAGCAGAAATTGTCTTTGTGCCAACCGGAGAAAATTTAGCCATTATCGAACATACCGATATTGATGAAAGTTTGAAAGGGCAGGGGATTGGTAAACAACTGGTGGCAAAGGTCGTGGAAAAAATGCGCCGGGAGAAACGAAAAATTATCCCGCTGTGTCCGTTTGCGAAACACGAATTTGATAAAACGCGTGAGTATGATGATATTCGTAACTGA
- the fumB gene encoding class I fumarate hydratase: MSNKPFIYQASFPMGKDNTEYYLLTSDYVSVAEFDGETILKVEPEALTLLAQQAFHDASFMLRPAHQKQVASILHDPEASENDKYVALQFLRNSEIAAKGVLPTCQDTGTAIIVGKKGQRVWTGGGDEEALSKGVYNTYIEDNLRYSQNAPLDMYKEVNTGTNLPAQIDLYAVDGDEYKFLCVAKGGGSANKTYLYQETKALLTPGKLKNFLVEKMRTLGTAACPPYHIAFVIGGTSAETNLKTVKLASAHYYDELPTEGNEHGQAFRDVQLEQELLEEAQKLGLGAQFGGKYFAHDIRVIRLPRHGASCPVGMGVSCSADRNIKAKINREGIWIEKLEHNPGQYIPEELRQAGEGEAVKVDLNRPMKEILAQLSQYPVSTRLSLTGTIIVGRDIAHAKLKELIDAGKELPQYIKDHPIYYAGPAKTPAGYPSGSLGPTTAGRMDSYVDLLQSHGGSMIMLAKGNRSQQVTDACHKHGGFYLGSIGGPAAVLAQQSIKHLECVAYPELGMEAIWKIEVEDFPAFILVDDKGNDFFQQIVNQQCANCTK, from the coding sequence ATGTCAAACAAACCATTTATCTACCAGGCATCTTTCCCGATGGGGAAAGACAATACCGAATATTATCTGCTCACCTCCGATTACGTCAGCGTTGCCGAATTTGACGGTGAAACTATTCTGAAAGTGGAACCAGAAGCCCTGACCCTGCTGGCACAGCAAGCCTTCCACGACGCATCTTTCATGCTCCGTCCGGCCCACCAGAAACAGGTTGCGTCTATTCTTCACGACCCAGAAGCCAGCGAAAACGATAAGTATGTGGCGCTGCAATTCTTGAGAAACTCTGAAATCGCTGCCAAAGGCGTGCTGCCGACCTGCCAGGATACCGGCACCGCGATCATTGTCGGTAAAAAAGGTCAGCGCGTATGGACCGGCGGCGGTGATGAAGAAGCCCTGTCAAAAGGTGTCTATAACACCTATATCGAAGATAACCTGCGCTATTCACAGAACGCGCCGCTGGATATGTACAAAGAGGTTAACACCGGCACTAACCTGCCTGCGCAAATCGACCTGTACGCGGTAGATGGCGACGAGTACAAATTCCTCTGCGTTGCCAAAGGTGGCGGCTCTGCCAACAAAACGTATCTCTACCAGGAAACGAAAGCCCTGCTAACCCCCGGCAAACTGAAAAACTTCCTCGTTGAGAAAATGCGCACCCTCGGCACCGCAGCCTGCCCGCCGTACCATATCGCATTTGTGATTGGTGGAACTTCCGCTGAAACCAACCTGAAAACCGTTAAGTTAGCAAGTGCTCACTATTACGATGAACTGCCGACGGAAGGGAACGAACACGGTCAGGCATTCCGCGATGTCCAGCTTGAACAGGAACTACTGGAAGAGGCCCAGAAGCTCGGCCTCGGCGCGCAGTTTGGCGGTAAATACTTCGCCCACGACATCCGCGTGATCCGTCTGCCGCGTCACGGCGCATCCTGCCCGGTAGGTATGGGCGTCTCCTGCTCCGCTGACCGTAACATCAAAGCAAAAATCAACCGCGAAGGTATCTGGATAGAAAAACTGGAGCACAACCCAGGCCAGTACATTCCGGAAGAGCTACGTCAGGCAGGTGAAGGCGAAGCGGTGAAAGTCGACCTTAACCGTCCGATGAAAGAGATCCTCGCCCAGCTTTCGCAGTATCCGGTTTCCACCCGTTTGTCGCTCACCGGCACGATTATCGTTGGTCGCGATATTGCGCACGCTAAGCTGAAAGAACTGATCGATGCAGGTAAAGAACTGCCGCAGTACATCAAAGATCACCCGATCTACTACGCAGGTCCGGCCAAAACGCCTGCTGGTTATCCTTCCGGTTCACTTGGCCCAACTACCGCAGGACGTATGGACTCCTATGTGGATCTGCTGCAATCCCACGGCGGCAGCATGATCATGCTGGCGAAAGGTAACCGCAGTCAGCAGGTCACCGACGCTTGTCATAAACACGGCGGCTTCTACCTCGGCAGCATTGGCGGCCCGGCGGCAGTGCTGGCACAGCAGAGCATTAAGCATCTGGAATGTGTTGCCTATCCGGAGCTGGGTATGGAAGCTATCTGGAAAATCGAAGTGGAAGATTTCCCGGCGTTTATCCTGGTCGATGACAAGGGCAACGACTTCTTCCAGCAGATCGTCAATCAACAGTGCGCGAACTGCACTAAGTAA
- the dcuB gene encoding anaerobic C4-dicarboxylate transporter DcuB, translating to MLFTIQLIIILICLFYGARKGGIALGLLGGIGLVILVFVFHLQPGKPPVDVMLVIIAVVAASATLQASGGLDVMLQIAEKLLRRNPKYVSIVAPFVTCILTILCGTGHVVYTILPIIYDVAIKNNIRPERPMAASSIGAQMGIIASPVSVAVVSLVAMLGNVTFDGRHLEFLDLLAITIPSTLLGILAIGIFSWFRGKDLDKDEEFQKFISVPENREYVYGDTATLLDKKLPKSNWLAMWIFLGAIAVVALLGADSDLRPSFGGKPLSMVLVIQMFMLLTGALIIILTKTNPASISKNEVFRSGMIAIVAVYGIAWMAETMFGAHMSEIQGVLGEMVKEYPWAYAIVLLLVSKFVNSQAAALAAIVPVALAIGVDPAYIVTSAPACYGYYILPTYPSDLAAIQFDRSGTTHIGRFVINHSFILPGLIGVSVSCVFGWIFAAMYGFL from the coding sequence ATGTTATTTACTATCCAACTTATCATAATACTGATATGTCTGTTTTATGGTGCCAGAAAGGGCGGTATCGCGCTGGGGTTATTAGGCGGTATCGGCCTGGTCATTCTGGTCTTCGTCTTCCACCTTCAGCCGGGTAAACCCCCCGTTGATGTAATGCTGGTCATCATCGCGGTGGTGGCGGCATCTGCGACCTTGCAAGCCTCTGGCGGCCTTGACGTCATGCTGCAAATTGCCGAAAAACTGCTGCGCCGCAACCCGAAATATGTCTCCATTGTCGCGCCGTTTGTCACCTGTATACTGACCATTCTTTGCGGTACTGGCCACGTGGTCTACACCATTCTACCGATCATCTATGACGTCGCCATTAAGAACAACATTCGCCCGGAACGCCCGATGGCGGCGAGTTCTATCGGCGCGCAAATGGGAATTATCGCCAGTCCGGTGTCCGTTGCGGTAGTATCACTCGTCGCAATGCTGGGTAACGTCACCTTTGACGGTCGTCATCTTGAATTCCTTGACCTGCTCGCTATCACCATCCCATCTACCTTGTTAGGAATCCTGGCGATCGGTATCTTCAGTTGGTTCCGCGGTAAAGATCTGGATAAAGACGAAGAATTCCAGAAATTCATCTCTGTACCGGAAAACCGTGAGTATGTTTACGGTGATACCGCTACGCTGCTGGATAAAAAACTGCCGAAAAGCAACTGGCTGGCAATGTGGATCTTCCTCGGGGCAATCGCCGTGGTCGCGCTTCTCGGTGCTGATTCAGACCTGCGTCCATCTTTTGGTGGCAAACCGCTATCAATGGTACTGGTTATTCAGATGTTTATGCTGCTGACCGGGGCGCTGATTATTATCCTGACCAAAACCAATCCCGCGTCTATCTCAAAAAACGAAGTCTTCCGTTCCGGTATGATCGCCATCGTGGCGGTGTACGGTATCGCGTGGATGGCGGAAACCATGTTCGGTGCGCATATGTCTGAAATTCAGGGCGTACTGGGCGAAATGGTGAAAGAGTATCCGTGGGCTTATGCCATTGTTCTGTTGCTGGTCTCCAAGTTTGTGAACTCCCAGGCCGCAGCGCTGGCAGCCATTGTTCCGGTTGCACTGGCGATCGGCGTTGACCCGGCATACATCGTGACTTCAGCACCGGCTTGCTACGGTTATTACATCCTGCCGACCTATCCTAGCGACCTGGCAGCGATTCAGTTTGACCGTTCCGGAACCACCCACATCGGTCGCTTCGTCATCAACCACAGCTTCATTCTGCCAGGGTTGATTGGCGTGAGCGTATCCTGCGTCTTTGGCTGGATCTTCGCCGCGATGTACGGGTTCTTGTAA